Proteins encoded within one genomic window of Aquarana catesbeiana isolate 2022-GZ linkage group LG03, ASM4218655v1, whole genome shotgun sequence:
- the THAP5 gene encoding THAP domain-containing protein 5, protein MDDNTISDCRELHGQTKAEYEMSACQIVTFELNHASLENMLINTISDSKMCFEVPLTEQAAIVSEDLNAFHVDNFSNKPQPSDKSLVFTAIKQTIEQLDPTGESVITIIVPDGVSEKQPVLTSQVILDDRQFTNEENFDAENTFSKESSTGDELLETEHSYCKHDFDRNHLWQTIAKLQSKIALLEVQENVTLSRLRSLESLIAQLRQENVLSDENIKIIDCLNSFDVGMVQ, encoded by the coding sequence ATGGATGACAATACAATTTCAGATTGCAGAGAATTACATGGACAGACAAAGGCAGAATATGAAATGTCAGCCTGTCAGATTGTGACTTTCGAGTTGAATCATGCCTCTCTGGAAAATATGCTCATTAACACCATATCAGACTCCAAGATGTGTTTTGAAGTTCCATTAACAGAGCAGGCTGCCATTGTGTCAGAGGATTTAAATGCATTTCATGTAGATAATTTCAGCAACAAACCACAACCCTCTGACAAATCACTTGTGTTCACAGCAATTAAGCAAACAATAGAACAACTGGACCCGACTGGAGAATCTGTTATTACAATCATTGTGCCAGATGGAGTTTCAGAGAAGCAGCCTGTTCTGACAAGCCAGGTCATTTTGGATGATCGACAGTTCACTAATGAAGAAAACTTTGATGCTGAAAATACATTTTCCAAGGAATCAAGCACAGGTGATGAGCTGCTAGAAACCGAGCATTCATACTGCAAACATGATTTTGACAGGAATCATCTCTGGCAAACCATTGCTAAACTGCAGTCTAAAATAGCACTTCTTGAAGTGCAGGAAAATGTAACTCTCTCTCGTTTAAGATCCCTGGAATCTCTGATTGCACAATTAAGACAGGAAAATGTGCTGTcagatgaaaatataaaaataatagacTGTCTGAATAGCTTTGATGTTGGTATGGTGCAATAA